From a region of the Megalops cyprinoides isolate fMegCyp1 chromosome 13, fMegCyp1.pri, whole genome shotgun sequence genome:
- the nudt7 gene encoding peroxisomal coenzyme A diphosphatase NUDT7, with protein MMDDIKGKIKDNLKQHEIGSTFSYLPVLPKASVLIPLFVKKGEIHVLMTLRSLQLKSNAGEVCFPGGKYDPRDRDEIDTALREAEEEIGLTPDKVEVVCKLFPIINKSGLLVTPVVAFIEDLFEAQPNPAEVSDVFSVPLEYFLGQAGHSSYTVPGFSGKVHNFLYQDLQSGKVHQIWGLTAVLAIVVAALALRKKPSFETGFDTDNPLPHFQRNLNLRISKL; from the exons ATGATGGACGACATTAAAGGAAAGATTAAAGACAATCTGAAGCAACACGAAATCGGAAGCACATTTTCATATCTACCGGTTTTGCCAAAAGCTTCAGTGCTGATACcattatttgtgaaaaaaggagaaatccATGTACTCATGACACTTCGTTCATTGCAG CTGAAAAGCAATGCTGGGGAGGTGTGCTTTCCAGGTGGCAAGTATGACCCAAGGGACCGTGACGAGATAGACACTGCTCTCAGGGAAGCTGAGGAAGAAATAGGCCTCACTCCAGATAAGGTGGAGGTTGTTTGCAAGCTTTTCCCGATAATAAATAAG AGCGGCCTTTTGGTGACCCCGGTGGTCGCCTTCATCGAGGACTTGTTCGAAGCTCAGCCCAACCCAGCGGAAGTGAGCGACGTCTTCTCCGTACCGCTGGAATACTTCTTGGGCCAGGCAGGCCATTCCTCTTACACTGTGCCTGGTTTCAGTGGGAAAGTTCACAACTTCCTGTACCAGGATTTGCAGTCGGGAAAGGTGCACCAGATATGGGGACTGACAGCCGTGCTGGCGATAGTTGTCGCTGCTCTAGCTCTCAGAAAAAAGCCGTCCTTTGAAACTGGCTTTGATACTGACAACCCACTCCCCCACTTCCAGCGCAATCTTAATTTGCGCATCAGCAAGCTGTGA